GTCGTCGGGCACCTTGCCCGGGTCGACGCAGCACAGTTCGAGGACCTCGCGAACGCGTTGCTCCGGCGTGGTGCGGGCTTCGTGGGTCCGAGCCAGGAGCCCTCCGAGAACAGGGGTGGCCAGGAGCGCACCGCGGAGCATGAACGTGGGATCGGGCCTGTGCCCGGGCGACCCGAACAGCGCCGGGTCGACGAGAACGAGGCCGTTGACCCGGTGGGGGCGACGTGCCGCCTGGAGGATCGAGATGAGACCGCCCATGGAGTTCCCGACGAGGATCGCCTCACCGCCGGCGACCTCGGCGATGAAGCGGTCGACGAGCACCCGGTTCGACAGGACAGCCGGCGACCTCCGGTCGGGAACCGTCCGGCCGAAGCCGATCAGGTCGGGCGCCAACACGTGACCGAACGCGCTCAGAGCCGGCCCGACCCGGACCCAGTTGACGTGTGAGCCACCGAGTCCGTGCACGAGAACGATCGGCGGTCCGCTCCCGCCGAAGTCGGCGTAGTGCACCGGCCCGTCGAGATCGACCGTTGATGTCGTGAATGCACCCGCCGTCATCGTTCGGACGATATCCGTCGCGACCCCGTCGGCTCATGCCGTCGGCGGTGACCCGAGACGCCGACGGTCACACGTCGGCCGGACTGGGCTCCGGATCGGGCTCGGGATGGGGATCGGGGCTCCAGGCTGTCGCGGACGCCGACGCCGGAATCGAGAAGCTGGCGCACGTACCGCCGCCGGGCGCATCGTCGAGGGTGATCCGCCCGTTGTGCATCTCCACGAACTGCCGTGCGATGGCCAGGCCGATCCCCGTCCCCATCCGCGAGTGCCGGGACCGCTCCACCTGGTAGTAGGGCTCGAAGACCCGCTCGCGTTCTACCTCCGGGATTCCTGGCCCCTCGTCGACGACACTGACGACGACGCTGTCTCCTTCGTCGCGCGTTCCGACCGTGACCGTGGTGCCCTGCGGTGAGAACTTCGCCGCGTTGGACAGCAGATTGGCGGTGACTCGTCGCAACGCCTCGAAATCGGCGTCGACGAGGCGGGTGGCCCGGAGATCGGTCACAACCGTGTGGGCGGAGAGCGTCTCGGCCAGACCGGTGACCGCGTCGTCGACGCTGGCGTCGACCTTTCCGATCGCGACGTGTGGCGTGACCGCACCGGCCTCCAGGCGCGTGAAGTCGAGGAGCTGGTCCGTGAGGCGCGACAGCTCGTCCTGGTTGCGATCGGCCTTCTCGAGCAGCTCCCTGCGCTCGGCCTCGGAGAGACGGTCCCAGTACGTGAGGACGGTGCCGATGAATCCCTTGCTCGCCGTGAGCGGTGTGCGCAGTTCATGGGCGACCATCGCCAGGAACTCCGAGCGCAGCCGGTCGATCTCCTCGAGACGGCGAGCTGCCCGACGCTCCCGGTCGTAGGCCTCCGCTCGCACGATCACGATCGCCACCTGGTCGGCGTAGCTCCGGAGCAGTGAGAGCTCCTCGTCGTCGAGAGCGCCCTTCCAGGGGAAGCACGTGACGAGGAGCCCGATCGTCTCGTCGGTGACGCGCAGTGGAACGAACAGGAGCGAGCGGTGCCCTCCTTCGCGCAGGAGAGGAAGCCACCGGTCGGACCACTCGGGAAACGTGGCGTCGGCATCGGGCACGTCCTCGACGTCCGGAACGACGATCGGCTTGCCGTACCGGAAGACGTCACGCAGGGGCTCTGCCAGGGAGCTGTCGATCGGAAACGAGTGCCGACGCCCGACGAGCTCGTCCTGGTCGACTCGTGTCGCGAGCACCAACCGGTCCTCGTCGACGAGCAGCAGCTGGGTTTCGGAGGCACCCACGGCCTCCCCAAGGGCGCGGGTGACCGACTCGAGCGTCGAGTCGAAGTCCGGGTCGGGCGACAGCTCGCGGAGCGCGTCGTAGAGGCGTTCGAACTTGCGGGTCGTACGACGCCGCTTGCGCGTGAGCCCGTCGATGACGAAGACGATCGCCAGCATGAACGGCAGGTAGGTCGCGAGCACGAACGTCGACGCCTGATCCTCGGTCGGTGCCGCCCACTGCCCGATCAGGCCACATACCGTTGCGAGCACAGCGACAGGAACCCCGAGAGCGGCTCCACCCACGACGGTGAAGAAGACCAGCGCGAGGATGTACGTGAACAGCGCGGGGTAGAGCGCGGCCGGCACCGCCACCGACACGGCGAACACGGCGGCCATCCCGACGACGATGTTGATCGCGACCGCGACCGTCACAGACCGGCGGGCGAGGAGAAGGTCGACGATCGTGGCGAACACGACGTAGGCAAGCACCGCGCCGCCGACGATCAGGTTCTCGCGCGGTTCGAGCCCGGGCGCGATGAGCGACACGGCAGCGAGAACGAGGCCGATAAGCGCCCGGAGACGGACCGACTGGCGGTAGAAGGCCAGGCTGGGTGACTCCGGGCCCGGGTCGCCGAACGTGACGGCCAGGTTCCGGAACATCGCGTACCGGCGCGACGTCGGGGCGTGCTGTCGGCTCTCGCCTGCTCCGGGCCTGGTGTCCGTCACCCGAGATCCCCTGCTCCCCGACCGGGCTCTCCGGTCGCGTCCTTCAGTACCGGCCATCCAGTCTACGTTCCTGTTTAGGGGACTGTGTCCGGTTCGCCCGGAACAGCGGGCACCCCGGCGCGCCGGCACACCGTCGGTGCGCGAAGGCCCGAAGGTGCCATCATGCGCCGCAGGCGAGCGTGGCGGAACTGGCAGACGCGCCGGGTTTAGGTCCCGGTGACCCTCACGGGTCTTGGGGGTTCGAGTCCCTCCGCTCGCACCACCCCGCAGCTCCCGGCGTTGCCGGGCCCGGCTCAGTCCCGGAATGAGGTGACGTGCTGGTAGGTCGTCTTGTTCACCCAACGCATCGTGTTGAAGTTCGTGACGTAGGGCAGGAACGTGATGCGCTCGGCCAGCGTGAGCTTGCCCCACGCGGACGGGTTGTCGCGCACCCAGGGGAACTGCGCCTGTTGGGCACGCCAGGTTCCGATCCGAAGCGCCGCCCACAGTTGCTCCCGGCACGCATCGAGGTCTCCGCCACCACACTGGATCCCACCCGACGGGACGGGCCCCTCGCCGAGGATCGCGCGTAGGTCGCGCTGGACGTTGGAGTACCAGCCTGTCTGGAAGGCGGACCCGAACGGCCCCGGGTGGTCGTCGAGCTTGTGGGGTCTCACGTCGTCGTAGAGCCCCGTGAGGGCGCCATCGGCGATCCCGGCGTTGCGCTCGGCGTCGGTTGCGGCACCGAAAACGGCATGGACGATGGGTGCCCAGCTCTCGTCCATGATCGGGACGGCCGGATCGTCGTAGACGTTGTTGTAGTTACGGTCGCGCCGGTGCGCGCCGGTGGCGATCCAGTCGCCGAGCACGCCGCGGGCCTTGCCGACGACGGCATTGGGTGCCTCGGTGCCGTCGAGGATGCGCAGGACGTACTCCATGACCTGATCGCCCCGCAGGTCGGAGGTACCGGCGTCCTGCACGATCGACACGACGCCGGCGGCGTCGAGGTTCGTGGCATCGGCGACGCGGCTGTCGATGAGATCGACACGGTGCACGCCACCCTCACCCCACGCCGAGTCGTTCCAGGTCCAGCCCGGGGCGATGCGGTTGTTCCACGACGGGATGTATCCCTTCGCCGGGTTCACCTCGTGGGGACGCTGCGCGACGGGAAGGATCATCATCGACCCGTCGGGATTGGTGGGCCAGTCCCACTCGCCGGTTCCCCACACGGGGAAGTCGAACGGTGCACCGCTCCTGCGCACCGGGTACCAGCCCGAGTGCACGAAGGCGATGTCGTGGGCATCTGCGTAACCCCAGTTGAAGGACCAGCTCGTGTCCTCCATGACGTCGTCGAACTGGTCGGCCGACTCCACCGCACCCACGTTGAGTCGCCGGAAGGAGATCGCCGCGACCGCTTCGTAGCCCCGGTTCAGCCGCTGGCGGGTGACCGCGACCGGCGATCCGTCGACCGCGGTGCCGCGGTCGGTGACGGGGCCGTGCACGGTGCGCGGAACGGTGTTGGCCGTTCTGGCGTCGGGGTACGTCATGGCTTTGCACACCCCGTCGTGGAGGTAGTGCATCGACTCCACGGTCGGGGTGGAGCCGTCGGGCTCGCACAGGCGCTCGACGACCTGGTCGGTGTTGTCGGAGCCGCCGGCTGTCGCTGTCCAGGAGGAGTGGTCGTTGTGGCCGATGACCACCCACGGGCCCACTCCGGGGAACGTGATGCCGCTGGCGTGCTGGTCGCCGCCGTGGATCTCCATCTCGAAGAGGAGCTGCGGAGCGAAGTACCCCGACTGCGGTCCGCCCACCTGAATGGGTTGACCTGTGTCGGTTCGCGAGCCCGCCACCGTGAGGAAGTTGCTCATCGACGGCTGTGAGGCGATCGATGCGTCGGCACCGCACATCTCCGCCGAGCTGGCGAGGTCGAGGGTGGCGACCGCCGCCGGGTCGGTGCCGGTGTCGCCGGCGTCGAACTTCGGGTACGGGAACGTGGTGTCGGTGTGGTGTGTGGCGGTCGGGTCCTCGGAGTAGCTGAAGTTGTCGTAGAGGGCCCGGGCGGTGCCGGCGTCGCCGGTGATCTTCTCCAGGGCGTTGAGCGCGTGACTGTTGCAGACCTCTCCTCCACCACCGTTGCCGAAGATGTCGCCCACGAGGATCGCGGCGGCGACCACGTCGGTCGGCTTCCAGCCCGGGTACGGGATACCGAGCTGGTCCCACATCCCCTGCACGTCCTGGGGGACGAACCCCTGTCCGGCGAGCCAGCGGTTGATGCCGTCGGTGAAGGCATTCAGTGAGTCGAGCATCTGGCGGCCCTCGTCGGGACCGAGCCGCTCGATCGTGCGGTCGATCTGCGCCTGGAGCTCCTCCTCGGAATAGCTGATTTCCGGTGTCGCCGTGCCGATGACGTCGAAGATGTCGGTGATGCCGCCGGGGGCGAGCTCGATGAGACCGGTGCGCCCGAGGATGCGCGCCAGCTCCGCGATGACGAGTCGGCCCTCGGCCACGGCGAACCCGGCGCCGAACGCCGCGTCCGTCTCGGTGTCACCGTAGATGTGGGGGACGCCGTAGGTGTCCCAGAAGATCTCCACGCCCTCCCGGGGCGCCTGCGACCGCTTGATGTCCTCGTCGGCGATCCCGAAGTTGGCGTCCTTGTAGTAGCGACCGAGGTCGTGGCCGTCCGTGCCGAGGATCCCGCCCGCCACGGCATTGTCGATCGAGTCGTACATGACCCGCTGGTCGTCGCGATCGCCCGCCGTGACGCCGTGGATGTTCCCGTTGCCCGGCGCCATGATCGTCCAGGCCTCGGTGGCACCGGCGGGAGGCACCGGGTCGGTGGGCTCCTTCGGGCCGGCGGGGATCGGGATGCACGACGTGGCCACGACGACCATGACGGCCACGGCGAGTCCTGACAGAACGGTCTTGAGGCGCACGGTGGGATCCTCCTGGAGGTGCGCGGGGACCCACGGAGAGTAGCGAACAGGTCGCAACCGGACAAGCCGACACAGCCGGGATCTACTCATCTGTATGGACAGGTTCTCCACAGATCCTGTGGAAAGGCACACGTGAAGGCCGCGGGAAGGGGCGACGCGGGGAGCGGACGTCGGGGGACCGCCACGTGCGGATTGGGCGACGGGTGGGCGGCGGATTGGGCGACGAGGTGCCCGACCGGGCCGTCAGCGCTTCGGGCGCCTGCCCTTGCGCTTCTTCGACCGGCCGCCCTTCCCGCCCTTGCGCCCCAGTGTGAAACGACGCCTGGGCGGCTCGTCGAACTCGGCCACGATGTCGGGCCCGGCGGCGTTGAGGATGTCTTCGGCCTCGTCGAGGACGGCGGCGGCGTCGCTGCCGAGCCCGTCGGGCTCGGGCTCGCCGGGCGCCATGGCCTCCGAGAGGCTCCCGTACTGCCAGCCCGCATCGGCCCGGCGCTTGACGTAGGACGGGCAGCCGTCGGGGCAGCGCCACGGGGCCTCCGGCGCCAGGTCGAGGCGGCACTTCCGCACCGTGTCGCCGCTCGGATAGGTACGGCTCTCGTAGTGCTTGCAGTCCGTTCTCATCGCCACGGGGCCATTATCCCCCACGCCGCGAAGAACGGGCGGGACGCGCGGGCCGCCGATGCACGTGTTCCCCAGCCACTCACCACTCCAGCCACTACTCCAACCACTGGGGTGCCGCGCCGAGGAGGTGCCGGCTCACGGCCAGGCAGCGGTCGAGCAGCTCGCACTGCTCCTCGTCGTTGTTGCGTATCCGCAGGAGCGACACGGCGACCTGGGCCACGATCCGGAGGCTCCGCTCGGGAGCGTCGGTGACGTCGTGGAACGAGTCGATGGCCGACACGCCGAGTGGCAGGTCGGGCCCACCGATCCCGGCGAGCTCGGTGGCCAGGAGCAGGAGGTCGGGCGGGTTCGGGAGCGGTGGCAGGGCCCACGTGAAGCTCAGCGGGAAGTTGTAGATGTCCTCGGTCTCCTCGTCGTCGGGTGTCGTGAGGACGGCGTCCTCGAAACCGAGGAGCACGCGTGGCTCCACCTCGAGCGTGAGGTAGAGGTCGACGGGCCCCGCACAGCCCTCCTCGGGGTGCAGGTCGACCTCGTAGTTCTGGCGCAGGGAGTAGCTCTCCACGAAGTGCCGCTCGTCGTGGACGTGGAAGCCGTGCTCGACCGCGTGGTCCTTCAGGTCGGAGACGTATCCGGCGACATCCAGAACGGCCATGTCAGGAACCACTCCCTTGTCGTTTCAGCTGTGTGGCGAGGTAGCCCGCCACGTGGGAGACACAGCGCCGGGCGTCCTCGAGGTCGTTCGTGAAGCCGTAGAACCCGTGGAACATCCCGGTGTAGTTCGACGATTCGACCTCGACGCCCGCCTCCCTCAGTCCTTCAGCGTAGGCGGAGCCCTCGCTCTGGAGGATGTCGCACTCCGCTGTCACGACGAGCGCGGGAGCGACACCCGACAGATCATCGGCGGTCATCGGAACCGCACGTGGGTCGGTGGCCGGGGCCCGCCCCTCACCGAGGTAACAGTCCCAGAAGAACTCCATGTCCCGCGTTCCGAGGAAGTGCCCCGTGCCGGGGTCGGTGTGCGACGGGCGGTCCGTTCGCGTGTCCAGTGCGGGGCACACGAGTGCCTGGGCGTGCAGCCTCGGCCCGCCACGATCTCGCGCCGTGAGCGCCGCGCTGGCCGCGAGGTTCCCCCCGGAGCTCGATCCGCACACCGCCAGGCGGGACCCGTCGACACCCACAGAGTCGCCGTTGTCCTCGAGCCAGGTGAGGCTGTCGTAGCAGTCGTCGGCAGCAGCCGGGAAGCGGTGCTCGGGAGCGAGCCGGTAGCCGACCGAGACGACATCGGCGTGTGCCTGCGCCGCCACCGACCGACAGAATCCCTCCGCGGCGTCGAGGGTCCCCGTCACCCACCCTCCTCCGTGGAAGAAGACGACGGTACCGACGGTCCCGGCGCCCGGTCGGTAGACCCGAACGGGAACGTCACCTCCGGAACCCTCGAACGTCGCGTCGCGTACCGAACCGAGGGACGGCTCACGGTCGGGCTCGAGGCCGATCTCCTGCTCACGTGCAGCGTCCACACCGACATCGGCGATGGACTCCTCCGCCATGGCGCCCAGGGAGTCGACGAGCACCTCCGCCTCGGGTGTGAGCCTCCTCATCGCACGTCGTCCCCTCCCGCACCGTCGCGTGTCTCACCGTCCGCCGTGTCACCGTTGCGGGCCTCGGCCACGGCAACCACCCGAAGCCCCTCGGCAAGAGTGCGCAGGGCGCGCCCTCGATGCGACAGCGCGTTCTTCTCCGCCGGTGTCATCTCGGCGAACGTGCGACCGTCGCCCTCCTCGGGGACGAACACCGGGTCGTAGCCGAAGCCCTCCGATCCCCGTCCCTCGGCGGCAATCGTTCCCGACACCTCACCGGTGGCCGCGACCTCCCGTCCATCGGGCCAGCGCACGAGCACGACCGTGGCGAAGACAGCGGTGCGTGCGGCCTTCTCGTCGGCACCGGCACGGGCGAGCTGCGAGAGGAGGTGTGCGACGTTCTCCGCGTAGGTGGCGTCCTCGCCCGCGTAGCGGGCCGAGTGCACGCCGGGGGCTCCACCCAGCGCATCCACCACGAGGCCCGTGTCGTCGGCGATCGCCGGCAGTCCCGTGGCATCGGCGAGCGCCGACGCCTTGAGCCGCGCGTTCTCGGCGAGGGTGTCGCCGGTCTCCTCGACATCGGCCACGTCGGTGGGCCGAGGCACGAAGACGAGGTCGGGGCGCGCTGTGCCGAGAATGTCGGTGATCTCGCGTGCCTTGTCGGGATTCGCCGTGGCGAGAACGACGCGCTCTCTCATGGGCCGACGGTCACCGCCGGCGCGATGTGGGCGGGTCGGCGACGACCTCGGCCTGGGCCGCCATGATCTCCGCGATCCCGGCCTCGGCATGGTCGAGAAGTGCATCGAGCTCGCTGCGGGAGAACGGACTGCCCTCAGCCGTGCCCTGCACCTCGATGAGGCGCTCCCCGGCCATGACGAGGTTCATGTCGACCTCGGCCTTGACGTCCTCGGAGTAGTCGAGGTCGAGAAGCGGCAGCCCGTCGACGATCCCGACCGAGATGGCCGCGCAGGTTCCCGTGATCGGGTGGGACGGGATCGTGCCGTCGGCGACGAGACGGGTGCACGCGTCGTGCAGTGCCACGTAACCGCCGCAGATGGACGCCGTGCGCGTTCCACCGTCGGCCTGGAGAGCATCGCAGTCGACGATGAGCTGTACCTCGCCGAGAGCCTCGAGGTCGGTGACGGCGCGCAGCGACCGCCCGATGAGCCGCTGGATCTCCTGGGTGCGCCCCGACGGGCGCCCCTTGGCCACCTCGCGGTCGGAGCGTTCCGACGTCGAGCCGGGGAGCATCGAGTACTCGGCGGTGACCCAGCCCCTGCCCTTCCCGCGCAGCCACGGCGGGATCCTCTCCTCGATCGACGCCGTGCACAGGACACGTGTCCGACCGAACTCCACCAGGATCGAACCGGCGGCGAAGTCGGTGTAGTCGCGGGTGAAGCGCACAGGCCTGAGATCTCCCGGCTCGCGCCCGTCGTTGCGGATTCCCATGCTCTCCCCTCGCGTTCCTTGCTCGCTACCGGAGCCGGGTCGATCGGTACTGGCTGCTGTGGCCCGCGGCGCGTCAGACCCGTACGACGATATGCGGAGCGGCCAGGCTCACAGGACCTCCGAACGCCATCTCCGCCTCGGACACCGCCGCCACGGGATCGACGTCGGGCCAGAGGTGCGTCAGCATCAACTCCCGGGCGGCGGCCGCCCGGGCTCCTTCTCCCGCCTCGCGGGCCGACAGGTGGAACGACGTGTGCCGCTGCGCGTGCAGGTAGCTGGCCTCCGAAAGCACGAGGTCGGCGCCCGGGTCGAAGGCTCCGACCTCCCATCCCGGACCGGTGTCGGACGTGTAGATCATGCGTCGGTCGCCCGCCGTCACCTCCACGGCGAGTGTCTCGGGAGGATGGTCGGTCCGTGAGAAGGCGAGCCGCAGCAACCCCCTGTCCGGCGTCGACCGGGCGGGATCGGACGCGTCGCGATCGGGAGTGTCGGTGCCCGACACGTCGACACTGTCGCCGTCGCCGACCTCATGCCAGTCGAAGGTGTCGCCCCATCCGCGCACCAGCCCACCCAGATGCTCGCGTACGCCCGGCGGGGCGTAGACCGGGATACCCGCGCGCCCGAGGCCGTATCGAGCGAGCACGTGAAGGCCGAAGAGGTCGACGCAGTGGTCGGGATGCGCGTGCGAGATGACCACGGCCGTCAGGTCTGCGACGTCGACGTGCTCCTGGAGGTTCGGGAACGTGCCGTTCCCGGCGTCGATCCACACCGTCGTCGCCCCGACGCGCACGAGGTACCCGCTGCACGCACCGCCGGCGGTGGGCGATCCGTACGACCCCGACACACCCAACACGGTGAGCTCCACCGTCACGCCCCCCACGCCACTTGCTCGACGACGTCCACCTCGGGACCGAGGAACCGCGTACCGAGGGCCCGGAACCTGTCGACATCGCCACTCGTGAAGAACCGTGCACGGGCCTCGCGCCGAGTCTCGTCGCGCCCGGGGTCACGGTGCAGCCCGCGGTCGGTGAGCAGGCGTCGTACCTCGAAGGCGGTCTCGTCCGCGCTGGACACGAGCACGACATCGCGACCCATCACGTCACCGATGGTACGGGCGAGGAGCGGATAGTGCGTGCAGCCGAGGACGAGCGTGTCGACGCGGGCGTCACGAACGGGTGCCAGCATGCGCTCCACCAGCACGTGCACCTGGTCTGAGTCGACGTCGCCACTCTCCACGAACTCGACGAAACCCGGGCACGCGGCGCAGGTGAGGACGAGTGGCCCGGTCGGCGCCCCCGGTTCCGATCCGTCTCCGGAGGAGGTGGCGAGGGCACTGGCGGCCCTCTGGTACGCGCCCGACGCGATCGTCCCCACCGTTCCGATGACACCCACGCGACGCGACCTCGTGACCACCGCGGCCGCACGCAGCCCCGGCTCGATCACGCCGACGACCGGAGCGTCGAAATGCTCCCGCAGGTCCGGCAGTGCCGCGGCGGTGGCACTGTTGCACGCCACGACGACCGCCTTGGAACCACGCTCGACGAGCCAGTCGGTGATCTCGAGCGCGTGCGCACGCACCTCGTCGGCCGGCTTCGGGCCGTAGGGGAATCGCGCCGTGTCACCCACGTACTCGACCTCTTCACCCGGGAGGAGATCGAGCAACGCCCGTAGCACCGTGAGGCCGCCGAGGCCCGAGTCGAAGACCCCGATGGGCCCGTCCGGCACCGGCGCGCCGCCCTCCGGTGTCGACCCCCGGGTCACCGGGCCCCACCCGCGGCTCGGACCAGCCGGTCCGCGACGGCGAGACCCACGCCCTCGGGCTCGGGCGGCAGCGCCACGATCACGTCGACGCCCCGCCGGTCGGCCTCGCGAAGGCGCGCGTACAGGTGGCGCGCGTATCCGGCGGGATCCGACGGCACGCGGAGGTCGACGACCCCTTCGGGCAGGCTCGTGTCGCCGAGCGCTCCGAGAACGCCGACCCGGTCGCCCGACCCGAGGGCGTTCGCCACGGCCGACAGCACCTCATCGGCCGTGGCGACGACGCGGACGCGGGCCCGCGGCGCGTAGTGGGTCTCGAGGCTTCCCGGGACGCGAGGGGGCGGGGTGGCCTCCGCGGTGCCCGACCGGGACGGGCGCTCGACCGGGGACGTTCCGAGGGCGTCGCCGATCTGCTCCGCCGTGATGACGCCCGGGCGGAGGATCCGGGGAGGGTCGGCGGTGCAGTCGACGATCGTGGACTCCACACCCACGGCGCACAAACCGTCGTCGAGCACGATGTCGACCGCGTCGCCGAGGTCCTCGGTGACAGCGTCGGCCGTGGTCGGGCTCACCTGACCGAACCGGTTGGCCGACGGTGCGACGATTCCGCTCGGGCGCCCACGGACGGCCGCGAAGCCCCTCAGGAGCGCCGAGGCGACGGGCTGGTCGGGCATTCGAAGCGCCACGGTCTCCTGGCCGCCGGTGACGTCGTCGAGCACGTGGTCGGCTCTGGGAACGACGACGGTCAGCGGACCCGGCCAGAACGCCTCGACCAGTCGCCGTGCGGAGGCGGGCGGCTCCGACGACCACTCGTCGAGCGCCGTGCGCTCTGCCACGTGCACGATGACCGGGTGGTCCGCCGGCCGCCCCTTCGCGGCGAAACACGAGGCAATGGCCTCCGGAGACGACGCGTCGGCACCCAGCCCGTAGACGGTCTCGGTCGGGAAGGCGACGAGTCCCCCGGCGCAGAGGACGCGCACGGCCTCGTCGATCCCGGAGCCGGTCGCCCCTCCCGTCCGTGCACTCCTACCGGCAGACATCCCTACCAGTAGTTGATGCGGGTGGCACGCTCGACGACGACCTCGAGATCGTCGGTCCACGCACCCGACGACAGGTACTTCCAGCCACCGTCAGGCAGGACCGTGACCACCGTCCCGCTCTCCATCGTCTCGGCGATCTTCGCCACGCCATGGAGCGCGGCTCCCGACGAGATCCCGGAGAAGACGCCGCAGTCGTCGAGCAGGCGCCGCGTCCACTCGATGGACTCGCGCGGGCGCACGATGAACTTCCGGTCGAGGATCGCGGGGTCGAAGATCGGGGGGACGAACCCGTCGTCGAGCGAGCGCAGCCCCTGAACGAGCTCACCGGCCGGGGGCTCGACGGCGACCACCTGCACATCGGGATTCTTCTCCTTGAGCCACCGCCCGACCCCCATGAGCGTCCCCGAGGTGCCGAGGCCCGCTACGAAGGCGTCGACTTCCGGGCAGTCGCGCCAGATCTCGGGCCCCGTCCCCTCGTAGTGGGCGAGCGGGTTCGCCTCGTTGCCGTACTGGAAGAGCATCACGAGGCTCGGGTCGGCCTCGGCCAGCTCACGTGCGACACGGATTGCGCCGTTGCTGCCCTCCTCGGGGGGCGACAGCACGAACTCGGCACCGAAGATCTCGAGAAGCTGTCGCCGTTCGACCGACACATTCTCGGGGAGCACGACGCGCAACGGGTAGCCGCGGAGCTTGGCGATCATGGCGAGTCCGATGCCGGTGTTGCCCGACGTGGGCTCGAGAATCGTGTCGCCCGGCTTCAGCGTCCCGTCGGCCTCGGCGAGCTCGACCATCTTCAGCGCCACACGGTCCTTGACCGACCCTCCCGGGTTCTGCCCCTCGAGCTTGGCGTAGACGCGGACGTCGGGGTTCGGGCTCAGCTCGTGGAGGCCGACGAGGGGCGTCTCACCGATCGTTCCCAGAATCGACTCGTACCGCATGGAGACGCCGCTGCGGCGGCAGCACTCAGTCCGGAGCGACGGCCGTGACGACCCCGCAACCACCTGCCACAGCCGGAAGGATGGAGATCACGTCGCCGTCGGACACGGGCGTGTCGAGGCCGTCGAGGTACCGGATGTCCTCGTCGTCGCGGTACACGTTGACGAACTTGTGGACGCCGCCGTCGTCGCCCACGAGTTGGCCGTCGAGGCCCGGGTTCGTCGAGATGAGGCCGTCGAACACCTCGCGCACGCTCGTGCCCTCGGCCCGCACGGAGGCCGCACCGCCCACGTGCGGGCGTAGAACGGTGGGGAACTTGACGTCGACGGCCATGGCCCGAGTGTACAAGTCCGACCTGTGCGGTCGGGATTCCCGGACGGGTGCAACGGACGGGACGGCACGTCGCCGCCGGCGACCCGTCCCTCAGTCGCGGATCTCGACGCGGACCTCGGCGATCACGCCGTCGCGGATGCGGTACGCGCGCACCACCGGTTCTGCGTGCTTCAGGCTCACGAGGGCGTAGACCCACTCGGGGTACGTGGCCTGGCGCACATCGGTGCTGGAGGGGTAAGCGTCGCTGTGGGTGTGTGAGTGGAAGACGCCGATCAGGCCGCCACCGTTCTCCTCGGCGTCGCGCATGGCCCGCATGAGCTCGCGGGAGTCGACGGTGTAGGTGCGGGCCGACGCGTCGGTGTTGGTCGTGGGATAGAGGTGCGTGACCTCACCCGTGGGCTCACCCACCGGCAGGTCGCCGGAGCCGTCGCCGACCGGGCCGCCGAACAGGCCGCACGCCTCGTCGGGGAGTCCGTCGAGGCAGTGCGCCACCATCGTCTCGTAGTGCGCGTGCGTGAGCGACAGG
This Acidimicrobiia bacterium DNA region includes the following protein-coding sequences:
- the rdgB gene encoding RdgB/HAM1 family non-canonical purine NTP pyrophosphatase, coding for MRERVVLATANPDKAREITDILGTARPDLVFVPRPTDVADVEETGDTLAENARLKASALADATGLPAIADDTGLVVDALGGAPGVHSARYAGEDATYAENVAHLLSQLARAGADEKAARTAVFATVVLVRWPDGREVAATGEVSGTIAAEGRGSEGFGYDPVFVPEEGDGRTFAEMTPAEKNALSHRGRALRTLAEGLRVVAVAEARNGDTADGETRDGAGGDDVR
- the rph gene encoding ribonuclease PH, which translates into the protein MRNDGREPGDLRPVRFTRDYTDFAAGSILVEFGRTRVLCTASIEERIPPWLRGKGRGWVTAEYSMLPGSTSERSDREVAKGRPSGRTQEIQRLIGRSLRAVTDLEALGEVQLIVDCDALQADGGTRTASICGGYVALHDACTRLVADGTIPSHPITGTCAAISVGIVDGLPLLDLDYSEDVKAEVDMNLVMAGERLIEVQGTAEGSPFSRSELDALLDHAEAGIAEIMAAQAEVVADPPTSRRR
- a CDS encoding MBL fold metallo-hydrolase; translated protein: MGGVTVELTVLGVSGSYGSPTAGGACSGYLVRVGATTVWIDAGNGTFPNLQEHVDVADLTAVVISHAHPDHCVDLFGLHVLARYGLGRAGIPVYAPPGVREHLGGLVRGWGDTFDWHEVGDGDSVDVSGTDTPDRDASDPARSTPDRGLLRLAFSRTDHPPETLAVEVTAGDRRMIYTSDTGPGWEVGAFDPGADLVLSEASYLHAQRHTSFHLSAREAGEGARAAAARELMLTHLWPDVDPVAAVSEAEMAFGGPVSLAAPHIVVRV
- the murI gene encoding glutamate racemase, producing MPDGPIGVFDSGLGGLTVLRALLDLLPGEEVEYVGDTARFPYGPKPADEVRAHALEITDWLVERGSKAVVVACNSATAAALPDLREHFDAPVVGVIEPGLRAAAVVTRSRRVGVIGTVGTIASGAYQRAASALATSSGDGSEPGAPTGPLVLTCAACPGFVEFVESGDVDSDQVHVLVERMLAPVRDARVDTLVLGCTHYPLLARTIGDVMGRDVVLVSSADETAFEVRRLLTDRGLHRDPGRDETRREARARFFTSGDVDRFRALGTRFLGPEVDVVEQVAWGA
- a CDS encoding L-threonylcarbamoyladenylate synthase, with translation MSAGRSARTGGATGSGIDEAVRVLCAGGLVAFPTETVYGLGADASSPEAIASCFAAKGRPADHPVIVHVAERTALDEWSSEPPASARRLVEAFWPGPLTVVVPRADHVLDDVTGGQETVALRMPDQPVASALLRGFAAVRGRPSGIVAPSANRFGQVSPTTADAVTEDLGDAVDIVLDDGLCAVGVESTIVDCTADPPRILRPGVITAEQIGDALGTSPVERPSRSGTAEATPPPRVPGSLETHYAPRARVRVVATADEVLSAVANALGSGDRVGVLGALGDTSLPEGVVDLRVPSDPAGYARHLYARLREADRRGVDVIVALPPEPEGVGLAVADRLVRAAGGAR
- a CDS encoding cysteine synthase family protein, which codes for MRYESILGTIGETPLVGLHELSPNPDVRVYAKLEGQNPGGSVKDRVALKMVELAEADGTLKPGDTILEPTSGNTGIGLAMIAKLRGYPLRVVLPENVSVERRQLLEIFGAEFVLSPPEEGSNGAIRVARELAEADPSLVMLFQYGNEANPLAHYEGTGPEIWRDCPEVDAFVAGLGTSGTLMGVGRWLKEKNPDVQVVAVEPPAGELVQGLRSLDDGFVPPIFDPAILDRKFIVRPRESIEWTRRLLDDCGVFSGISSGAALHGVAKIAETMESGTVVTVLPDGGWKYLSSGAWTDDLEVVVERATRINYW
- a CDS encoding ubiquitin-like small modifier protein 1 → MAVDVKFPTVLRPHVGGAASVRAEGTSVREVFDGLISTNPGLDGQLVGDDGGVHKFVNVYRDDEDIRYLDGLDTPVSDGDVISILPAVAGGCGVVTAVAPD
- a CDS encoding M67 family metallopeptidase, with protein sequence MGFSTPTLSLTHAHYETMVAHCLDGLPDEACGLFGGPVGDGSGDLPVGEPTGEVTHLYPTTNTDASARTYTVDSRELMRAMRDAEENGGGLIGVFHSHTHSDAYPSSTDVRQATYPEWVYALVSLKHAEPVVRAYRIRDGVIAEVRVEIRD